The following are from one region of the Bacteroidetes bacterium GWF2_43_63 genome:
- a CDS encoding efflux transporter periplasmic adaptor subunit, with translation MALKKQNKRIIIWGIIGLVVLLVILRKTGVIGGVETIKVAVENVSSRDIIETVSASGKIQPVREVKLSPDVSGEIVELLVKEGDLVKEGQVLARVKPDIYQANYEQIAANVNSQKANLSNAEARLSQTEAQFLNTESSYKRNKTLFDQGVISNAEFDAAQAQFDVAKAEVQASKQTVNAAKFNVYSAQASMSEASKNLSRTTIVAPVDGTISTLNVEVGERVAGASQFGSGTEILRIADMAEMEVMASVNENEVVRLSLGDTAIVDVDAYPNKKFKGIVTEIGNSANVSGISADQVSNFDVTIQILSSSYADMIPKGAIDYSPFRPGMSASVEIQTEKVKQVLSVPVQSVTTRDESDVLVTDDKEKKEKKNDQDAVTEFVFVIENGIAKRKTVKTGVQDNEYIQILEGLKKDEVVIVAPYSAIAKKLQGDEKVEVVDRKNLFEVN, from the coding sequence ATGGCACTGAAAAAACAGAACAAAAGAATTATAATCTGGGGTATTATTGGCCTTGTGGTTTTATTGGTCATTCTGCGTAAGACTGGCGTAATTGGTGGTGTTGAGACAATCAAGGTCGCAGTTGAAAACGTTAGTTCCCGCGATATCATTGAAACAGTTTCTGCAAGTGGGAAAATTCAACCGGTGCGCGAGGTCAAACTCAGCCCTGATGTTTCGGGCGAAATAGTTGAGTTGCTTGTAAAAGAGGGCGACCTCGTGAAGGAAGGCCAGGTGCTGGCCCGCGTCAAACCTGATATTTACCAGGCAAACTATGAGCAGATTGCAGCCAACGTAAATTCGCAGAAAGCCAATCTTTCCAATGCTGAGGCTCGTTTGTCACAGACCGAGGCGCAGTTTTTAAATACCGAATCTTCGTATAAACGGAATAAAACACTGTTTGATCAGGGGGTGATTTCCAATGCTGAATTCGATGCTGCCCAGGCACAATTTGACGTAGCGAAGGCCGAAGTGCAAGCGTCGAAACAGACAGTAAACGCGGCCAAATTCAATGTCTATAGTGCGCAGGCAAGCATGAGTGAAGCTTCGAAAAATCTGTCCCGGACTACCATCGTTGCTCCGGTCGACGGAACCATCAGCACCCTCAATGTTGAAGTAGGGGAGCGGGTTGCAGGGGCATCGCAATTTGGTTCGGGAACCGAAATTCTTCGAATTGCCGACATGGCAGAAATGGAAGTTATGGCCAGCGTGAACGAAAATGAGGTTGTACGCTTGTCTCTGGGCGATACTGCTATTGTTGATGTCGATGCTTATCCGAATAAAAAATTCAAAGGAATTGTGACTGAAATCGGCAATTCGGCCAACGTTAGCGGCATCAGTGCTGATCAGGTTAGTAACTTCGATGTTACAATTCAAATTCTTTCATCGTCGTATGCCGACATGATTCCCAAAGGCGCCATAGATTATTCTCCTTTCAGACCAGGCATGTCAGCATCGGTTGAAATTCAGACCGAGAAAGTTAAACAAGTTTTGTCTGTGCCGGTGCAATCCGTTACTACGCGCGATGAATCAGACGTTTTAGTGACAGATGATAAAGAAAAAAAAGAAAAAAAGAATGATCAGGACGCGGTCACAGAATTTGTTTTTGTGATTGAAAATGGCATTGCAAAACGCAAAACGGTGAAGACCGGCGTGCAGGACAATGAGTATATTCAGATTCTTGAAGGACTGAAAAAGGATGAAGTTGTTATTGTTGCACCTTACAGCGCCATTGCCAAAAAGCTTCAGGGAGATGAAAAAGTGGAAGTGGTTGATCGGAAAAATCTTTTTGAAGTAAACTAA
- a CDS encoding GDP-fucose synthetase: MEFNEKIYVAGHTGLVGSAIVRSLQNHGFNNIISRDISELDLRNQQAVNDFFASEKPVYVILAAAKVGGIHANNTYPAEFIYDNMMIEFNVVHAAYKNQVKKLLFLGSSCIYPKLAPQPISEDSLLTGSLEPTNEAYAIAKISGLELCKFYRRQYGCDFISAMPTNLYGINDNFDLNTSHVLPAMIRKFHEAKIENKPEVVLWGTGKPLREFLYVDDLADALVHLMQNYSEEIHVNIGTGEDLSINELALTIKSVVGYEGQMVYDTTKPDGTPRKLLDVSRLHASGWKHTTSLREGIEKVYQWYLSK, encoded by the coding sequence ATGGAATTTAATGAGAAAATTTATGTGGCAGGGCATACAGGACTTGTCGGTTCAGCCATTGTAAGATCGCTCCAAAATCACGGATTCAATAATATTATCAGCAGAGATATTTCTGAACTTGATCTTCGGAATCAACAAGCAGTCAATGATTTCTTTGCTTCGGAAAAACCCGTTTATGTAATTCTCGCTGCTGCCAAAGTAGGCGGCATACACGCCAACAACACCTACCCCGCTGAATTCATTTACGACAATATGATGATCGAATTCAACGTGGTTCATGCGGCTTATAAAAATCAGGTAAAAAAACTTCTGTTTCTAGGAAGTTCATGCATCTACCCAAAACTGGCTCCACAGCCCATTAGTGAGGATTCTCTTCTGACAGGCTCGCTGGAACCAACCAACGAAGCATATGCCATTGCAAAAATTTCGGGACTTGAATTGTGTAAGTTTTATCGTCGTCAGTATGGATGCGATTTTATTTCAGCCATGCCAACCAATCTCTACGGCATCAACGACAATTTCGATCTGAACACATCGCATGTACTTCCGGCCATGATCCGCAAATTTCATGAAGCTAAAATTGAAAATAAACCGGAAGTTGTTTTATGGGGCACCGGAAAACCGCTGCGCGAATTTTTATATGTAGATGATCTTGCCGACGCATTGGTACATCTGATGCAAAATTATTCAGAAGAAATTCATGTAAACATCGGCACTGGCGAAGACCTTTCAATCAATGAACTTGCGCTGACTATAAAATCGGTTGTCGGATACGAAGGACAAATGGTGTACGACACAACAAAACCCGACGGCACCCCGCGCAAATTGCTTGATGTAAGCCGCCTCCACGCTTCTGGATGGAAACACACAACATCGTTGCGGGAAGGCATTGAAAAAGTATATCAATGGTACCTGAGCAAATAA
- a CDS encoding chloramphenicol acetyltransferase — protein sequence MDIPSHVRNADIGDYTYVSMNSWINNTRIGKFCSIGPNLLCGWGVHPTQGISTSPMFYSTKKQNGITFSSTDKIEERAIISIGNDVFIGANVTILDGVSIGDGAIIGAGAVVSKDIPPYAIAVGVPIQIVKYRFSEEQIQQLLKIKWWDFEESKLRDIESNFFNVDAFLSKNKAD from the coding sequence ATTGACATCCCAAGCCACGTCAGAAATGCTGATATTGGCGATTACACGTATGTTTCAATGAACTCCTGGATCAACAACACCCGAATAGGAAAGTTCTGTTCGATTGGCCCAAATCTGTTGTGCGGCTGGGGAGTTCATCCCACGCAGGGAATCAGTACATCACCCATGTTTTATTCAACAAAAAAACAAAACGGGATCACCTTTAGTTCTACTGACAAGATTGAAGAGCGCGCGATTATTTCGATTGGCAACGATGTTTTCATCGGCGCAAATGTGACTATTCTCGATGGAGTTTCCATTGGTGATGGAGCCATTATTGGTGCCGGAGCCGTTGTTTCAAAAGATATCCCGCCATATGCAATCGCTGTTGGAGTACCGATTCAGATTGTAAAGTACCGGTTCAGCGAAGAACAAATTCAACAGCTGTTGAAAATTAAATGGTGGGATTTTGAAGAGTCAAAACTTAGAGATATTGAGAGCAATTTTTTTAATGTCGATGCGTTTCTTTCGAAAAATAAAGCTGACTGA
- a CDS encoding GDP-mannose 4,6-dehydratase, with protein MKKIALITGITGQDGSYLAEFLLDKGYEVHGLMRRASYFNTGRIEHLYFDEWIEDMKHQKKLELHYGDLTDSSSIIRIIQSVKPDEIYNLAAQSHVKVSFEVPEYTAETDAIGTLRILEAVRILGLEKKTKIYQASTSELYGKVQEVPQSENTPFYPRSPYGVAKLYGFWITKNYREAYNIFASNGILFNHESERRGETFVTRKITLAAARIAHGLQKKLYLGNLNALRDWGYAKDYIECMWLILQHDTSEDFVIATGEMHPVREFCTLAFAEAGIELRWEGENENEKGIDVKTGIVYVEVDPKYFRPTEVEQLLGDPSKAKKLLGWNPTKTSFKELIRIMMKHDLEFVQKHHL; from the coding sequence ATGAAGAAGATAGCACTGATTACAGGTATTACAGGCCAGGACGGATCGTATCTGGCGGAATTTTTATTGGACAAAGGTTATGAAGTTCATGGTCTCATGCGCCGCGCATCGTATTTCAACACAGGACGCATTGAACATCTTTATTTCGATGAATGGATTGAGGATATGAAGCATCAAAAAAAGCTCGAGCTTCATTACGGCGATCTTACTGATTCGTCATCGATCATCAGAATTATTCAGTCGGTAAAGCCGGATGAAATCTACAATCTGGCCGCACAGTCACATGTGAAAGTTTCGTTCGAAGTTCCTGAATATACAGCAGAAACCGATGCCATTGGAACACTTCGAATTCTGGAAGCAGTGCGCATTCTGGGGCTTGAAAAAAAGACAAAAATATATCAGGCCTCTACTTCTGAATTGTACGGAAAGGTACAGGAAGTTCCTCAATCGGAAAACACACCTTTTTATCCGCGCTCACCATACGGAGTTGCAAAACTGTACGGATTCTGGATCACAAAAAACTATCGCGAAGCATACAATATTTTTGCATCCAATGGTATTCTTTTCAATCATGAAAGCGAGCGTCGCGGTGAAACTTTTGTGACGCGTAAAATCACACTGGCAGCGGCCCGCATTGCACACGGACTTCAGAAAAAACTATATCTCGGCAATCTCAATGCCTTGCGAGATTGGGGCTACGCCAAAGATTACATTGAATGCATGTGGCTCATTCTGCAGCATGATACTTCTGAAGATTTTGTAATTGCAACCGGCGAAATGCATCCGGTACGTGAATTCTGTACACTCGCTTTTGCCGAAGCCGGCATTGAATTACGCTGGGAAGGTGAGAATGAAAATGAAAAAGGAATTGATGTGAAAACAGGAATTGTGTACGTTGAGGTTGACCCGAAATACTTTCGTCCTACCGAAGTGGAACAATTGCTTGGCGATCCTTCAAAAGCAAAAAAACTGCTGGGCTGGAACCCCACCAAAACCTCATTCAAAGAGCTTATTCGAATCATGATGAAACATGATCTTGAATTTGTACAAAAACATCATTTATAA
- a CDS encoding glycosyl transferase family 2, with product MQIEMTPYFSLIVPVYNRPDEVDELLASLVAQTYRDFEVIIVEDGSSVPCEDICKKYDDNLVISYFSKSNSGPGQSRNYGAERSSGEYLIILDSDCIIPQRYLEIVRKYLEEFPVDAFGGPDRAHTSFTKIQKAINYGMTSFFTTGGIRGGRKKLDKFYPRSFNMGVKKDVYLALGGFSKMRFGEDIDFSIRIFKGGYKCVLIREAWVYHKRRTDFRKFFKQVYNSGIARINLYKKYPDSLKIVHLFPSVFTIGLILLIAASFFSFWILAPIALYVLMIFVDSLIKNKSLVIAFYSIAATFIQLIGYGIGFINAFWKRCVLRKDEFSAFRNSFYK from the coding sequence ATGCAAATTGAAATGACACCATACTTCTCCTTAATAGTACCAGTTTATAATAGGCCTGATGAAGTGGATGAACTGCTGGCAAGCCTGGTAGCCCAGACGTACCGCGACTTTGAAGTAATTATTGTCGAAGATGGTTCCAGTGTTCCTTGCGAAGACATTTGCAAAAAGTATGATGATAATCTTGTAATCAGTTATTTTTCAAAAAGTAATTCTGGACCGGGACAATCCCGAAACTATGGAGCAGAGCGCAGTAGCGGAGAGTATCTCATCATTCTTGATTCCGACTGTATAATACCACAAAGATATCTTGAGATTGTGAGAAAATATCTTGAAGAATTTCCGGTCGATGCATTCGGAGGCCCTGACAGAGCGCATACATCCTTTACAAAAATTCAGAAGGCCATCAATTATGGCATGACATCGTTCTTCACTACGGGAGGCATTCGTGGAGGGAGGAAGAAGCTTGATAAATTTTATCCGCGAAGCTTTAATATGGGTGTGAAGAAGGATGTATATCTTGCGCTGGGTGGTTTTTCAAAAATGCGTTTTGGCGAAGATATTGATTTCAGTATTCGCATTTTTAAGGGTGGGTATAAATGTGTATTGATTCGCGAAGCATGGGTGTATCACAAGCGCAGAACTGATTTTAGAAAATTCTTCAAGCAGGTTTACAATTCCGGAATTGCACGCATCAATCTGTATAAAAAATATCCGGATTCCTTGAAAATTGTGCATTTATTTCCATCGGTATTTACGATTGGTCTGATATTATTGATAGCAGCATCATTTTTTAGTTTCTGGATTCTGGCGCCAATTGCGCTTTACGTACTGATGATATTCGTTGATTCTCTGATTAAAAACAAAAGCCTTGTCATCGCTTTTTATTCCATTGCAGCCACGTTCATTCAGCTCATTGGTTATGGAATCGGCTTCATCAATGCATTCTGGAAGCGTTGCGTACTGCGGAAAGACGAGTTTTCAGCTTTCAGAAATTCGTTTTATAAATAA
- a CDS encoding tRNA (adenosine(37)-N6)-threonylcarbamoyltransferase complex dimerization subunit type 1 TsaB → MSLILHIETATQVCSAALSRDGLLMEEVVAETEMAHASTLMPMIDALLKQNNVVPADLSAVSVSSGPGSYTGLRIGVSTGKGICHSLGIPLIAVGSLHSAAFGMKEISKATGTDLLIPLIDARRMEAFAAFYDASLNEVRPSTPWIMDESSLDEFADRKVFLAGTGAEKLKALYSTFSNVVFLNENMHRAAFACSLAFEKFQKLDFENTAYFEPNYGKDFIPGKPVIKGLK, encoded by the coding sequence TTGAGTCTTATTCTTCACATAGAAACAGCCACACAGGTCTGTTCAGCGGCGCTGAGCCGCGATGGATTGCTGATGGAGGAAGTTGTTGCTGAAACTGAAATGGCGCACGCATCCACGCTTATGCCAATGATAGATGCGCTTCTGAAGCAGAATAATGTTGTGCCAGCAGATCTTAGTGCGGTGTCTGTCAGCTCGGGACCTGGCTCCTACACCGGATTACGAATAGGTGTAAGCACCGGCAAAGGAATTTGTCATTCACTCGGCATTCCGCTTATCGCTGTCGGGTCGCTGCATTCAGCTGCTTTCGGGATGAAAGAAATTTCAAAAGCAACAGGTACTGATTTGCTGATCCCTTTGATTGATGCGCGTCGTATGGAAGCATTCGCAGCATTCTACGATGCTTCGCTAAATGAAGTCAGGCCATCAACACCCTGGATTATGGACGAATCAAGTCTTGATGAATTTGCAGACAGGAAAGTATTTCTTGCCGGTACTGGTGCAGAAAAATTGAAAGCATTGTATTCAACTTTCAGCAATGTTGTTTTTCTGAATGAAAATATGCACCGCGCAGCTTTCGCATGCAGCCTGGCTTTTGAAAAGTTTCAGAAGTTGGATTTCGAAAACACCGCATATTTTGAGCCGAACTACGGCAAGGACTTCATTCCAGGAAAACCAGTGATTAAAGGACTGAAATAA